AGAAAGCTATGTTCCCATCTTTTCGAATTTGCCAAGTTTTGTTAAATGGTATCATGATAAAGAATTTGGTCTTCCTTTCAGAGAAGCACAAGGTGTTATTATGACTTGGAAAATTGCCGATATTCAAGAATCAGAAACGAAAGCCTCAACGTTAGGAGTAGTCATTAATCCTTTTGATGACAAACAAATTGTTGTTGAATGGTCGGGTATGGAATAAAGGAGATATTATGGGTTGGTGGAAAGAAACCATTGATATTGTTAAAGAAAAAGATCCCGCAGCACGGACGGCGCTAGAGGTTCTTTTGACTTACCCAGGTGTTAAGGCTTTAGCTGCTCATTGCTTATCTCATTTTTTGTGGACACACCATTGTAAATTGTTGGCTCGGATGCATAGTCAGTTTTGGCGTTTTTGGACACAAATTGAGATTCATCCAGGTGCTGAAATTGCAGAAGGCGTCTTTATTGATCACGGTTCAGGTTTAGTTATTGGTGAGACTGCCATCGTAGAAAAAGGGGTCATGCTTTATCATGGTGTGACACTTGGTGGTACGGGTAAAGAGACTGGAAAACGGCATCCAACGATTCGTCAAGGAGCTCTTATTTCTGCACATTCACAAGTTATTGGTCCGGTTGAGGTTGGTCCGGGCGCTAAGGTGGGTGCAGGTGCAGTCGTTGTTTCGGATGTTCCAGCAGACGTCACTGTGGTTGGTGTTCCAGCCAAGGTGGTTCGTATTCATGGTCAAAAAGATGAAACAGCTATCCATGAAATCGAAGAGAACCGTGAATATTACCTCAAAAAACTAGAAGAAGCTAAGGAAGCTAGTTTTCACTCGTCCGGGCTGTGATAGTCTTACT
This region of Streptococcus mutans genomic DNA includes:
- the cysE gene encoding serine O-acetyltransferase codes for the protein MGWWKETIDIVKEKDPAARTALEVLLTYPGVKALAAHCLSHFLWTHHCKLLARMHSQFWRFWTQIEIHPGAEIAEGVFIDHGSGLVIGETAIVEKGVMLYHGVTLGGTGKETGKRHPTIRQGALISAHSQVIGPVEVGPGAKVGAGAVVVSDVPADVTVVGVPAKVVRIHGQKDETAIHEIEENREYYLKKLEEAKEASFHSSGL